In Mus caroli chromosome 19, CAROLI_EIJ_v1.1, whole genome shotgun sequence, a genomic segment contains:
- the Dkk1 gene encoding dickkopf-related protein 1: MTVVCAAAAVRFLAVFTTMALCSLPLLGASATLNSVLINSNAIKNLPPPLGGAGGQPGSAVSVAPGVLYEGGNKYQTLDNYQPYPCAEDEECGSDEYCSSPSRGAAGVGGVQICLACRKRRKRCMRHAMCCPGNYCKNGICMPSDNSHFPRGEIEDSIIENLGNDHNAAAGDGYPRRTTLTSKIYHTKGQEGSVCLRSSDCAAGLCCARHFWSKICKPVLKEGQVCTKHRRKGSHGLEIFQRCYCGEGLACRIQKDHHQASNSSRLHTCQRH, from the exons ATGACGGTTGTGTGTGCAGCGGCAGCTGTCCGGTTCTTGGCCGTGTTTACAACGATGGCTCTCTGCAGCCTCCCTCTGCTAGGAGCCAGTGCCACCTTGAACTCAGTTCTCATCAATTCCAACGCGATCAAGAACCTGCCCCCACCGCTGGGTGGTGCTGGGGGACAGCCGGGCTCTGCTGTCAGTGTGGCGCCGGGAGTTCTCTACGAGGGCGGGAACAAGTACCAGACTCTTGACAACTACCAG CCCTACCCTTGCGCAGAAGATGAGGAGTGCGGCTCTGACGAGTACTGCTCCAGCCCCAGCCGAGGGGCAGCCGGCGTCGGAGGTGTACAGATCTGTCTGGCTTGCCGAAAGCGCAGGAAACGCTGCATGAGGCACGCTATGTGCTGCCCCGGGAACTACTGCAAAAATG GAATATGCATGCCCTCTGACAACAGCCATTTTCCTCGAGGGGAAATTGAGGACAGCATCATTGAAAACCTTGGTAATGACCATAACGCCGCCGCCGGGGATGGATATCCCAGAAGAACCACACTGACTTCAAAAATATATCACACCAAAG GACAAGAAGGCTCCGTCTGCCTCCGATCATCAGACTGCGCCGCAGGGCTGTGTTGTGCAAGACACTTCTGGTCCAAGATCTGTAAACCTGTCCTTAAAGAAGGTCAGGTATGCACCAAGCACAGACGGAAAGGCTCCCACGGGCTGGAGATATTCCAGCGCTGTTACTGCGGGGAAGGTCTGGCTTGCAGGATACAGAAAGATCACCATCAAGCCAGCAATTCTTCTAGGCTCCACACCTGCCAGAGACACTAA